A stretch of Shewanella dokdonensis DNA encodes these proteins:
- a CDS encoding SDR family NAD(P)-dependent oxidoreductase — MSELAGKCALVTGASRGIGAAIAITLAERGADVVITYQHSAAAAKTVVGTIEALGRRAFAIQADSGDAIAVAASVDKAATLLGGLDILVNNAGIGPSGMLVDMPLEQINALLDVNIRGVIVASKAAIPHLTNGGRIISIGSSAAERVSVPGMSVYAATKSALLALTRGLARELGPRGITVNIVHPGSTDTDLNPAEGILLMCNVH; from the coding sequence ATGAGTGAACTTGCTGGAAAATGTGCGCTGGTTACCGGAGCATCTCGTGGGATTGGTGCGGCAATTGCCATTACACTGGCGGAACGTGGCGCAGACGTGGTGATCACTTATCAGCACTCGGCAGCGGCAGCGAAAACCGTTGTTGGTACCATCGAAGCGCTGGGGCGGCGTGCCTTTGCGATCCAAGCTGACAGTGGCGATGCTATTGCAGTGGCTGCATCGGTTGATAAGGCGGCAACTTTGCTGGGCGGGCTGGATATTCTGGTGAACAATGCGGGTATCGGTCCATCAGGAATGCTGGTCGATATGCCTCTTGAGCAGATTAATGCGCTGCTGGATGTGAATATCCGTGGGGTGATTGTTGCATCTAAAGCCGCTATTCCACATTTGACTAACGGTGGTCGCATCATCTCCATCGGTTCTAGTGCCGCTGAGCGTGTTTCTGTTCCTGGCATGTCGGTTTATGCGGCCACCAAATCTGCGTTGTTAGCACTGACTCGTGGCTTGGCTCGCGAACTAGGGCCGCGTGGCATTACCGTAAATATTGTACATCCTGGCTCTACCGATACTGATCTGAACCCTGCTGAGGGGATTTTGCTGATGTGCAACGTGCACTGA
- a CDS encoding TorD/DmsD family molecular chaperone: protein MFEKLMTNSKLARISELRAIARILHNVFFYEPTTENLHLLEQIIITDEWPQLANSEEAQQGLTLLRAWATSPESQKALKLEFGRLFYGPHAPTSAPWGSVYTDEQHLLNGVTTQALMRFFTATGISFQLDSNQPLDHVGLIFAALDVLLERMEQDETNTLVKHQLIELLEVHLQPWVSLFLDSVIEHSNTDLYKGFAYISKSYIETLNSFLAVA from the coding sequence TTGTTTGAGAAGCTTATGACAAACTCAAAATTAGCGCGTATCAGCGAACTCCGCGCCATAGCGAGAATATTACATAACGTTTTTTTTTATGAGCCAACGACTGAAAATTTACATCTGCTAGAACAGATCATTATTACCGATGAATGGCCTCAATTAGCAAACAGCGAAGAGGCACAGCAAGGGCTGACATTGCTGCGAGCCTGGGCTACTTCTCCAGAGTCTCAAAAGGCATTAAAGCTGGAATTTGGCCGACTTTTTTACGGGCCACACGCCCCTACATCCGCACCATGGGGATCTGTTTATACCGATGAGCAGCATCTGCTTAATGGCGTAACAACCCAGGCATTAATGCGCTTTTTTACAGCCACAGGGATCAGTTTTCAGCTAGACAGCAATCAACCATTGGATCATGTCGGATTAATTTTTGCGGCATTAGATGTTTTGCTGGAAAGAATGGAACAAGATGAGACAAATACCCTAGTGAAACATCAGTTGATCGAACTGCTAGAGGTGCATCTGCAACCTTGGGTATCTTTATTTTTAGATTCGGTTATTGAGCACTCAAATACCGATTTATACAAAGGCTTTGCTTATATTTCAAAATCTTATATCGAAACGCTTAACTCTTTTTTAGCAGTCGCCTAA
- a CDS encoding DMSO/selenate family reductase complex A subunit, translating into MKRVGPRGSGQFERISWDEALDTVAEQLKRITSQYGNEAIYALGGPGAMYSFSNRGCLNRLLNLSGGYLGDYGNFSFAQYIKACKYTYGAEIDYLFGSSVAEMANSDLVLMIGHNPSELGMSGSGQGYDFVRQKQKNNFKTIIIDPRYTESSLGKEDQWIPIHPGTDAALVEAIAYVLITENRVNQAFLNEYCVGYDENTMPDGVPYSESYKAYILDNPVAGDLTPGANAKTPAWAAPITGIPESTIWDLAHDLANAQAPFVQVAMSIGRHSAGENNVRTAFMLPILLGQLGLPGTNHGGIPMSASMNVFSMENHAEAGDDANAVKKRISFFKFIEAVENGKDLTVLKDGVILPDEELDENGDGKLGTDIKAIIAYATNRLINQNADVNYSRQVLADDSKCEFIVVIDNVMNASAEFADIILPDVTYVETEDLVNQGAVAGDTATLVQMSTSVGPMFESKPLYEMCVGIAKRLGIEAEFTKGKSHKQWLDEAYAATQAMNPGLPDKDVMLKQGIYRKYLPNGAYLSNKAFRADPVANPLPTPSGKIEIYSERLAYLAKHWELPEGDVISALPKYVAAWDGFEDEATRHDYPLQLGGYHTKGRVHSSYHNVPWLREAVQDAVWMNPIDADQRGLKTGDQVKVFNSRGTIEIPVKVTPRVMPGVAALGEGAWLKMENGIDKGGNINVLTSHRPTPLSKGNGQHSIRVEIQRA; encoded by the coding sequence ATGAAACGCGTGGGGCCTCGTGGCAGCGGTCAATTCGAGCGTATTAGCTGGGATGAAGCCTTAGACACAGTGGCCGAGCAGTTAAAACGTATCACCAGCCAATATGGTAATGAAGCTATTTATGCCTTAGGTGGTCCAGGGGCCATGTACAGCTTCTCCAACCGCGGCTGCTTGAACCGGTTACTGAATCTATCCGGTGGTTATCTCGGCGACTATGGCAACTTCAGTTTTGCCCAATATATCAAAGCCTGTAAATATACTTATGGCGCAGAGATAGACTATCTCTTTGGCTCATCTGTGGCTGAAATGGCTAATTCAGACCTGGTGTTAATGATTGGGCACAACCCGTCAGAATTGGGTATGAGTGGCTCTGGTCAAGGCTATGACTTTGTCAGACAGAAACAAAAAAATAACTTCAAAACCATTATCATCGACCCACGTTATACCGAATCTAGCCTAGGCAAAGAAGATCAATGGATCCCTATTCACCCAGGGACAGATGCCGCCTTAGTGGAAGCCATTGCCTATGTGTTGATCACCGAAAATCGCGTTAACCAAGCCTTCCTCAATGAATATTGCGTTGGCTACGACGAAAACACCATGCCCGATGGCGTGCCATATAGCGAAAGCTACAAGGCGTACATTCTCGACAATCCAGTCGCTGGCGATCTTACCCCCGGCGCCAACGCGAAAACGCCCGCTTGGGCGGCGCCAATTACCGGTATTCCAGAAAGCACTATCTGGGATCTGGCACACGATCTGGCAAATGCTCAAGCGCCCTTTGTACAGGTGGCTATGTCTATTGGCCGTCACTCCGCTGGCGAAAACAACGTGCGTACCGCGTTCATGCTGCCAATTCTACTGGGACAACTCGGACTGCCCGGCACTAACCATGGCGGTATTCCGATGTCAGCATCAATGAATGTCTTCAGCATGGAAAACCATGCCGAAGCGGGTGATGACGCCAACGCAGTGAAGAAACGCATCTCATTCTTCAAGTTCATCGAAGCGGTAGAAAACGGCAAAGATCTCACAGTGTTGAAAGATGGGGTGATTCTGCCTGACGAAGAGCTAGACGAAAATGGCGATGGCAAACTCGGCACCGACATTAAAGCCATTATTGCCTATGCCACTAACCGCCTGATTAACCAAAATGCAGACGTTAACTACTCAAGACAAGTGTTGGCCGACGACAGTAAATGCGAGTTCATTGTAGTGATTGATAACGTGATGAATGCCAGCGCCGAATTTGCTGACATCATCCTGCCCGATGTGACCTACGTTGAAACCGAAGATCTCGTTAACCAAGGTGCCGTGGCGGGTGATACCGCAACACTGGTACAGATGAGCACCTCGGTTGGGCCGATGTTTGAGAGCAAACCTCTGTACGAAATGTGCGTAGGCATAGCAAAACGTCTTGGTATTGAAGCGGAATTTACTAAAGGTAAATCTCATAAGCAGTGGTTAGATGAAGCTTATGCCGCCACACAGGCGATGAATCCAGGACTACCCGATAAAGACGTGATGTTAAAGCAAGGTATCTACCGTAAGTACCTGCCTAATGGCGCATATCTGTCCAACAAAGCGTTCCGTGCAGATCCCGTAGCCAACCCATTGCCAACACCGTCAGGCAAGATCGAAATCTACTCTGAGCGTCTTGCTTATCTGGCTAAACACTGGGAATTACCCGAAGGTGATGTTATTTCGGCTTTGCCAAAATATGTTGCTGCCTGGGATGGCTTTGAAGATGAAGCAACCCGTCATGACTACCCACTGCAACTCGGTGGCTACCACACCAAAGGCCGTGTGCACTCAAGCTATCACAATGTGCCTTGGCTAAGAGAAGCAGTGCAAGATGCGGTATGGATGAACCCGATTGATGCGGATCAGCGAGGCTTGAAAACGGGTGATCAAGTGAAAGTGTTCAACAGTCGCGGCACCATTGAAATCCCGGTCAAGGTGACACCACGGGTCATGCCAGGTGTGGCAGCTCTGGGCGAAGGTGCATGGCTCAAAATGGAAAATGGCATCGATAAAGGCGGCAATATCAATGTGTTGACTTCGCACCGTCCAACCCCTCTATCAAAGGGCAATGGTCAGCATAGCATTCGTGTCGAAATTCAAAGAGCCTAA
- a CDS encoding FMN-binding negative transcriptional regulator, giving the protein MYVPQTMALTDPQAIASLIDAYGFGMLISPDLEVTHLPLLYESKGENTKIFGHMSRANPQWQALSGKRVSVVFNGPHSYISPKWYVSNPAVPTWNYAAVQCYGVFQTLGDKETLEVIHQLIHKYEAEILNDTQLLPAVYVDKLLKAVVGFQVVVDNIHAKEKLGQHKMPADQRSVFNALKNSPSTDANQLYEYMQQRHQGTGG; this is encoded by the coding sequence ATGTATGTACCTCAAACGATGGCATTAACCGATCCACAAGCTATCGCGTCACTCATTGATGCCTACGGTTTTGGCATGTTAATTTCGCCCGACTTAGAAGTCACCCATCTACCCTTACTGTATGAATCTAAAGGTGAAAATACTAAAATTTTCGGGCATATGTCGCGGGCAAATCCACAATGGCAGGCATTAAGTGGAAAACGGGTTTCGGTGGTGTTCAACGGACCGCATTCATACATCTCGCCTAAATGGTATGTTTCCAACCCGGCGGTTCCAACGTGGAACTATGCTGCCGTTCAATGTTATGGCGTATTCCAGACGCTGGGAGACAAGGAGACTTTGGAAGTCATTCATCAACTAATCCATAAATATGAAGCTGAAATTCTCAATGATACGCAGCTGCTGCCTGCTGTTTATGTGGATAAATTATTAAAGGCGGTGGTGGGCTTTCAGGTCGTCGTTGATAACATTCACGCCAAAGAGAAGCTTGGTCAGCATAAAATGCCCGCGGATCAACGCAGTGTTTTTAATGCCTTGAAAAACAGCCCATCCACTGATGCAAATCAACTTTACGAATACATGCAACAACGTCACCAAGGAACCGGCGGTTAA
- a CDS encoding DUF2057 family protein, whose protein sequence is MFSKTTLATIAASALSLSTLFVAPLTQAAQVFVPDDLQILSVDGHSGDQSNNTLQLNQGSHVLVVQYRDLFSGVTAEDSATWVKSQPLYLQFSVDTKDVALTTPTLDDVADAQTYLKHPYLDIYTNKDNSRRLALQPGGRCHCGSVISETLMELLRLGVVLISPLATLNSQ, encoded by the coding sequence ATGTTCTCAAAAACTACTTTAGCAACTATTGCTGCATCTGCCTTATCTTTGTCTACTCTGTTTGTGGCACCACTCACTCAAGCAGCACAAGTCTTTGTACCTGATGACCTGCAAATACTGAGTGTGGATGGCCATTCTGGCGACCAGAGCAATAACACACTGCAACTGAACCAAGGCTCACATGTCCTGGTGGTACAGTACCGTGACCTGTTTTCAGGTGTCACCGCCGAAGACTCTGCCACTTGGGTTAAGTCTCAGCCGCTTTATTTGCAGTTCTCTGTAGACACTAAGGACGTTGCCTTGACTACCCCAACACTGGATGATGTCGCGGATGCACAAACCTACCTGAAACATCCTTACTTGGATATCTACACCAATAAAGACAACAGTCGCCGACTTGCTTTACAGCCTGGCGGCAGATGTCATTGCGGATCTGTTATCAGCGAAACGCTAATGGAGTTATTGAGGCTCGGTGTTGTGTTGATATCACCACTTGCCACGCTTAACAGCCAATAG
- a CDS encoding SDR family oxidoreductase has protein sequence MQRALTALGRFGKPEDVAAAVAFLASPEAGQITGTGIVVDGGANA, from the coding sequence GTGCAACGTGCACTGACTGCCCTCGGGCGTTTTGGTAAACCTGAAGATGTTGCTGCCGCAGTGGCCTTCCTCGCCAGCCCTGAAGCTGGGCAGATCACTGGAACCGGAATTGTGGTCGATGGTGGTGCCAACGCCTAA
- a CDS encoding twin-arginine translocation signal domain-containing protein has translation MERREFLKASAALGCAATLSACDSSSSDATPTPPVKELTEEKLNWSACCVDCGSHCPVRVFSRDGVITRIESNFTTDDVYGNHNVRTACAVVHYVKECMPQNGLNIQ, from the coding sequence ATGGAAAGACGTGAATTTTTGAAAGCCAGCGCAGCGCTCGGCTGTGCGGCAACATTATCCGCTTGTGATTCAAGCTCAAGTGATGCCACACCAACACCTCCAGTCAAAGAACTCACTGAAGAAAAACTGAACTGGTCAGCATGTTGTGTGGACTGCGGTTCACACTGTCCGGTGCGGGTGTTTTCCAGAGATGGCGTGATCACCCGAATTGAGTCCAATTTCACCACCGACGATGTTTATGGTAACCATAACGTACGCACCGCTTGCGCGGTCGTTCATTACGTAAAAGAGTGTATGCCCCAGAACGGCTTAAATATCCAATGA
- a CDS encoding heavy metal-binding domain-containing protein — protein sequence MKSLTTLLFIAFLGLGLTGYSYAAEPATQQHKQAATEVYHCPMHPEETGHKGDSCPICGMKMVPADNQGKNTMKNMPMQGKPATNTNKTQHDMHDMSNMNMHQH from the coding sequence ATGAAATCATTAACAACATTGCTTTTTATTGCTTTCCTTGGTTTAGGCTTAACAGGTTATAGCTATGCCGCCGAACCCGCCACCCAGCAACATAAGCAGGCGGCAACCGAGGTTTATCACTGCCCGATGCACCCAGAAGAAACTGGCCATAAAGGCGATAGCTGCCCTATATGTGGCATGAAAATGGTGCCTGCCGATAATCAAGGGAAAAACACCATGAAAAACATGCCAATGCAAGGTAAGCCAGCAACAAACACCAATAAAACTCAACATGACATGCACGACATGTCAAATATGAACATGCACCAGCACTAA
- a CDS encoding helix-turn-helix transcriptional regulator, with the protein MNRVDRLLAMILYLQGRRYSSARQLAEHFSLSERTVYRDLAALGDAGVPVSMSAGRGYRLLADYHLPPVNFSPEEAGALLTGGLLLTHHSGKTTQRHLQSALAKIRAVSSGVNQPYLDMLPQTMVVTATNSGEEELSLLQQAIVQQQVLTFDYCRYLDTAYQHREVEAHGLVFYLQRWHLIAWCRTRQAFRDFRVDRMKALELTTTTFIARPSFSLERYIAKQMPSPTLQGEILLDNTLLDKAKREWWLGLRVITSSEQHSHLELHCHDWHSLAAWLLSLGTKVQILGPVALQQALLAQAAQALRHHQPSE; encoded by the coding sequence GTGAACCGCGTTGATCGTTTGCTGGCCATGATCCTCTATCTTCAAGGGCGGCGTTACAGCAGTGCTCGCCAGTTGGCTGAGCACTTTAGTCTCAGTGAGCGTACCGTATATCGCGATCTAGCGGCCTTGGGCGATGCGGGGGTACCCGTCAGTATGAGTGCCGGGCGAGGCTATCGCTTGCTGGCAGATTACCATCTACCGCCAGTGAATTTCAGTCCAGAAGAAGCTGGCGCGCTGCTAACCGGTGGTTTGTTATTGACCCATCACAGCGGCAAAACGACCCAACGCCATCTGCAATCAGCGCTGGCCAAAATTCGCGCGGTCAGTTCTGGGGTTAATCAACCTTATTTGGATATGCTGCCCCAAACCATGGTAGTTACGGCCACAAACAGTGGTGAAGAGGAGCTATCGCTACTGCAACAAGCCATTGTGCAGCAACAGGTCCTGACCTTTGACTATTGCCGCTATCTGGATACAGCTTACCAGCACCGCGAAGTGGAAGCTCACGGATTGGTGTTTTATCTGCAACGCTGGCACCTCATCGCTTGGTGTCGCACGCGCCAAGCATTCCGCGATTTTCGCGTCGACCGGATGAAAGCACTGGAACTGACCACCACCACGTTTATAGCGCGGCCCAGTTTTTCGCTGGAACGCTATATTGCCAAACAGATGCCGTCACCTACATTGCAGGGAGAAATTCTGCTGGATAATACCTTGCTTGATAAGGCTAAACGCGAGTGGTGGCTCGGTTTGAGGGTTATCACTTCTAGCGAGCAACACAGCCATCTTGAGCTGCATTGTCATGATTGGCATTCACTCGCGGCATGGCTCTTGTCGTTAGGTACTAAGGTGCAAATACTTGGCCCAGTGGCACTGCAACAAGCTTTACTGGCGCAGGCGGCACAAGCGCTGCGTCATCATCAACCGTCGGAATAA
- a CDS encoding efflux RND transporter periplasmic adaptor subunit codes for MRHMSNNHKRRQLACVLSLVLATGSQWSLQAQALTNEHPQSAQQTSAAAQGAYYCPMHPQERSDKPGRCPICGMFLVKDDATEPKQSPAEPKITAPTGAASQPAMVMPGDKPMTAQQASNTQKVFSQVDTAQGSHGGTIKYVCPMHPQIVMDAPGTCPICGMTLQKVEMGGQQDTVKVEVSGQIQQALALKVAKASRQTMWRSVNTVGEVGYDESQITHIHSRVSGWIEKLTVQSSGDEIKKGQLLYEIYSPELVNAQDDYLLAQDTLKRSGNSERYQELLRKAGLRLELLGLTQGQIQQLAKSGKTQYRVPFYAESSGFVKNLDIRDGMYLQPATEILSMVDLDKVWVIADVFENEQSWLAVGQPADVSIPAMGIKALQGKIDYIYPELDPVTRSLRVRVVLPNNGEHLRPNTLAKVSLFGGANENALVIPQEALIQTGKENRVIVQAPDHSFTARRVDVGMMSRGMVQILSGLNDGESVVLSGQFLLDSEASLKGSLMRLSNQHQEAHNAEDHH; via the coding sequence ATGAGGCATATGAGCAATAACCACAAACGTCGTCAGTTGGCCTGTGTCCTGAGTCTGGTATTGGCAACCGGCTCGCAATGGAGCTTACAGGCGCAGGCGCTGACCAATGAACATCCACAATCGGCGCAGCAAACCAGTGCTGCCGCTCAGGGCGCATATTATTGCCCGATGCATCCGCAAGAGCGCAGCGACAAACCGGGTCGCTGCCCTATCTGCGGCATGTTTCTGGTCAAGGATGACGCCACTGAGCCTAAGCAGTCACCCGCTGAGCCTAAGATAACCGCGCCTACGGGCGCGGCCTCTCAACCTGCCATGGTCATGCCTGGGGATAAGCCGATGACGGCTCAGCAGGCAAGTAATACCCAAAAAGTCTTCAGTCAGGTCGACACGGCCCAAGGCTCACATGGCGGCACTATCAAATATGTTTGCCCGATGCACCCACAGATTGTGATGGATGCGCCCGGCACTTGCCCTATCTGTGGTATGACCCTGCAAAAGGTGGAGATGGGCGGTCAGCAAGATACCGTCAAGGTCGAGGTCTCAGGGCAGATACAGCAAGCGTTGGCGCTCAAGGTCGCCAAGGCGTCACGGCAAACCATGTGGCGCTCGGTCAATACCGTGGGTGAAGTCGGCTATGACGAGAGTCAAATCACCCATATTCACTCGCGGGTGAGCGGCTGGATAGAGAAGCTCACGGTGCAGTCGTCTGGGGATGAAATCAAGAAAGGGCAGCTGTTATATGAAATCTATTCGCCTGAGTTGGTGAATGCCCAGGATGACTATCTGCTGGCCCAAGACACCCTCAAACGCTCGGGCAACAGTGAACGTTATCAGGAGTTGCTGCGCAAAGCGGGCTTACGTCTGGAACTGCTGGGGTTAACCCAAGGGCAAATCCAACAGTTGGCGAAATCCGGCAAGACCCAGTATCGGGTGCCTTTTTATGCTGAAAGCAGCGGCTTTGTGAAAAACCTGGATATCCGGGATGGTATGTACCTGCAACCCGCTACCGAAATCTTGTCCATGGTCGATTTGGATAAGGTATGGGTCATCGCCGATGTCTTTGAAAATGAACAAAGCTGGCTGGCGGTAGGACAACCGGCGGATGTCAGTATTCCTGCTATGGGCATCAAGGCCTTGCAGGGCAAAATCGATTATATCTATCCGGAACTAGACCCGGTCACTCGCAGCTTGCGCGTGCGGGTGGTGTTACCCAATAACGGGGAACATCTGCGGCCTAACACGCTCGCCAAAGTCTCCTTGTTTGGCGGTGCCAATGAAAATGCCTTGGTTATCCCACAAGAAGCGTTGATCCAAACCGGCAAAGAAAACCGGGTCATCGTGCAAGCCCCCGACCACAGCTTTACCGCTCGGCGGGTGGATGTGGGCATGATGAGCCGCGGCATGGTGCAAATCTTAAGTGGCCTCAATGACGGCGAGAGCGTGGTGCTTTCCGGCCAATTCCTGCTGGATTCCGAAGCCAGTCTCAAGGGCAGCTTAATGCGTCTTAGCAATCAGCATCAGGAGGCACACAATGCTGAAGACCATCATTGA
- a CDS encoding nuclear transport factor 2 family protein: MVALPRVIQQYFKAVNQRDMSLFNTCMAADIQVQDEGETHQGIANVQAWQQASIARYQHRCHGISWRQQQTLWYVDTVVTGEFSASPLTLTIVFTLAQQLITQMEFR, from the coding sequence ATGGTCGCACTACCGAGGGTGATTCAGCAGTATTTTAAGGCGGTAAATCAGCGGGATATGTCGTTATTCAACACATGTATGGCCGCCGATATTCAAGTACAAGATGAAGGCGAAACCCACCAGGGCATAGCTAACGTCCAAGCCTGGCAACAGGCAAGCATCGCACGCTATCAGCACCGCTGCCACGGCATATCTTGGCGGCAACAGCAAACTCTGTGGTATGTGGATACCGTCGTGACTGGTGAGTTCAGTGCTAGTCCACTCACGCTAACCATAGTATTTACGCTAGCGCAGCAGTTAATCACTCAAATGGAGTTCCGCTAA
- a CDS encoding DMSO/selenate family reductase complex B subunit has product MTNKIQYGFYFDATRCTGCKTCQVSCKDRKDLPVGINWRRVYEYAGGQWNQNGDGTVSQDVFAYYTSIGCNHCSEPACTKACPTGAMHKRREDGLVLIDAEICIGCGSCARACPYDAPQIDNDKGIMTKCDGCYERLAEGLLPTCVESCPQRALDFGVIDELRAKYPDAIEPNIAPLPSTEITHPNLIIKPNRNAKPTGDKSGQILNWAEV; this is encoded by the coding sequence ATGACAAATAAAATTCAGTATGGGTTCTATTTTGATGCAACCCGTTGTACCGGCTGTAAAACCTGCCAGGTTTCTTGTAAAGATCGCAAAGATCTGCCTGTGGGCATCAACTGGCGTCGAGTGTATGAGTATGCGGGTGGACAATGGAACCAAAATGGCGATGGCACTGTAAGCCAAGATGTATTCGCCTATTACACATCGATCGGATGTAACCATTGTTCTGAACCCGCGTGTACTAAAGCTTGCCCCACCGGGGCCATGCATAAGCGACGCGAAGATGGCTTGGTGCTTATCGATGCCGAAATCTGTATTGGTTGTGGTAGCTGTGCTAGAGCATGTCCTTATGACGCACCACAAATCGATAACGATAAAGGCATCATGACCAAGTGTGATGGATGCTATGAACGCTTAGCCGAAGGGTTATTGCCTACTTGCGTAGAGTCCTGTCCACAGCGTGCGTTGGACTTTGGCGTTATCGATGAACTGCGAGCCAAATATCCAGACGCTATTGAGCCGAACATCGCGCCGTTACCATCAACAGAAATCACCCATCCGAATCTGATTATCAAGCCTAATCGCAATGCGAAACCCACTGGCGATAAGAGTGGTCAGATCCTGAACTGGGCGGAAGTGTAG
- a CDS encoding SDR family oxidoreductase — MTHTQTRVLVTGAGQGIGQAIADYFAQRNAAVIGVARHIPAQHNCQHFIAADLATTEGCQQVADSLMAHWDSLEVIVHVVGGSTSPGGGVLALTDALWQQELNLNLLSAVRLDRLLLPLLLPRQQGAIIHVSSIQSKMPLHESTLAYAAAKAALTNYSKGLSRQLGPLGIRVNAVSPGYTATQAAEALVARLAAHAGNTLEQTRQQLMDSLGGIDLGRPNRPEEVAALVGFLASPEAAAIHGVDYVIDGGTLPTV, encoded by the coding sequence ATGACTCACACACAGACGCGGGTATTAGTAACAGGTGCCGGACAAGGGATTGGCCAAGCAATCGCGGACTATTTTGCGCAGCGTAATGCCGCGGTCATTGGCGTTGCCCGCCATATTCCTGCGCAACATAATTGCCAGCACTTTATTGCAGCAGATTTGGCAACAACTGAAGGATGTCAGCAAGTCGCTGATTCGCTGATGGCACATTGGGACTCACTGGAGGTGATAGTGCATGTTGTGGGTGGTTCTACCTCACCCGGCGGCGGAGTGTTAGCCCTAACCGATGCACTCTGGCAACAGGAGCTTAATTTGAACCTGCTCAGTGCGGTACGTCTTGATCGGCTATTACTGCCGTTGTTGTTGCCAAGACAACAGGGAGCCATTATTCATGTATCTTCGATTCAGAGCAAAATGCCATTACATGAATCCACCTTGGCTTATGCCGCCGCCAAAGCGGCACTGACCAATTACAGCAAAGGACTGTCGCGACAACTGGGGCCGTTGGGCATCCGGGTTAACGCCGTCAGCCCTGGTTATACGGCCACCCAGGCCGCAGAGGCGCTGGTCGCACGCTTAGCTGCCCACGCCGGGAATACTCTCGAACAAACTCGGCAACAGTTGATGGACAGCCTTGGTGGCATTGACCTAGGCCGTCCCAATCGCCCAGAAGAGGTTGCCGCATTGGTGGGCTTTTTAGCCTCGCCAGAAGCCGCCGCCATTCACGGCGTCGATTATGTAATTGACGGTGGTACACTGCCTACAGTGTGA